From the genome of Mauremys mutica isolate MM-2020 ecotype Southern unplaced genomic scaffold, ASM2049712v1 Super-Scaffold_100475, whole genome shotgun sequence:
AGCTGCGGGACGGGCTGGGCCGGCGGCTCTTCGAGGCCGAGGAGCAGAGCGACTGCTGCACCCGcaactgctgcgggtccctgcgGCGCCTCCGGCTGAGCGTGGCCGAGCCGGGGGGCCGCCCCGTGCTGCGCCTCCTGCGCCCCCTCAAGTGCGCCACCTGCTGGTGCCCCTGCTGCCTGCAGGAGGTGAGGGGCGGGCGCCTGCGGAGGGGgcccccccgtccctcctcccccggccccccccaaCCCTACTGCCCCCCATCCCGTGCCCCACCACCCTGGCGTCCTGCTGCCCCAATCCCTCCCCAGTCCTGTGGTATTCCCGTATCTCTCCCCCCTGACCCACCCCCCTACAACCGCAGGTACCCCACTctcactgccctgacccctcttTTTCCCTGGGCTCCCCCAAACCGCTCAGGGGACCCACGCCCTCCCCCACAGCGCCACCCTGGCCTCCGCCTCAGGGAGGAACGCACtccatgacccccccccacaaatcTGGGCACCCCACTGCCTCTGGGCACCCCACAGGACTCCCATGCCCGGGGGTTGGGGTtggcgggaggggggcagggggtctctcccccccccccaaattctaacccctgccccatgtgtctctccccccccccccagctggaggtGCAGTGCCCCCCGGGCACCACCATCGGGCACGTGGTGCAGACCTGGCACCCCTTCACCCCCAAGTTCTCCGTCCAGAACGCCGAGAAGCAGACGGTGCTGCGGGTGCTCGGGCCCTGCTGCGTCTTTCGCTGCGGGGGGGACGTCAACTTCGAGGTAGCTGGGGGGggcccggcggggcgggggggtgggtgtCCCTTTGGACGGGGGCGCCTGGGGAGGCAGGACGAGGGGCAACTGGGCCCGGAGGGGGGCACgtgggggcaggacggggggcgtCTGGGTCTGGGGTTGGTGTCTTAGTGGAGGGGGCGTATctgtggggcaggacgggggacgTCTGGGTCTGGGGTTGATGTCTCGGCGCAGGGGAGCATgtgggggcaggacgggggggtgTCTGGGTCTGGGGTTGGTGTCTTAGTGGAGGGGGCGTATctgtggggcaggacaggggacgTCTGGGTCTGGGGTTGATGTCTCGGCGCAGGGGAGCATGTGGGGGACAGGACGGGGGGGTGTCTGGGTCTGGAGGGGGGCATATCTGGGGGGCAGGATGGAGCATCTGGGCTTGGAGGGGGCAtatctggggggcaggagggggcatctGGGCTTGGAGGGGGCGTatctgggagcaggagggggcatCTGGATCTGGGGTTGATGTCTCAGTGGAGGGGCGCATgtgggggcaggacgggggggtgtctgggctgggggttggcgtCTCAGTGGAGGGGTGTCGGGCTGGATGGGGGGAATTTGCAtcgtggggtgggaggggagcgtTGGGTAGTTGGAGGAGGGGGTGCTTGGGCGTGGGGAGGGGactgggttggggtgtggggggatgtcCGAGATGGGGGGCTGTGGCGGTAGGTGGGGGACTAGGGGCACTGGGGCTTAGTCAGGTGGGGGGGCGTTCTGGGGCACTTCCTGTATTGGCATGACCCAGGGGGAGGAGCTATGGGGGCACTTCCTGTATGGGGAACAGGGCGTGGACTGTGGGTGCAGAGGGAAGGGAGGATTGGCATCTGAGGCACTTCCTGTTCAGGCACCGCCTAGGGGGGGCGGGACTTCCTGCATTGGTCACGCCACAGAGGGCATTGGTTGGGAGGGTAATGGTCTCTCCTGGGCCCCGTGGGGCAGCGTCTGACTCACGTtcggtgctgcccccccccaggtgaAGACGAGCGACGAGTCGCGGGGCGTGGGCCGGATCAGTAAGCAGTGGGGGGGGCTGCTGAAGGAGGTCTTCACCGACACCGACGTCTTCGGCATCCAGTTCCCCGTGGACCTGGACGTCAAGA
Proteins encoded in this window:
- the PLSCR3 gene encoding phospholipid scramblase 3: MAAAGYPQATYPSAPYPSPHPAPPVPTPGFNIYPSSNPGAGPLVQPQSPPQAYGDPAAQQPHPAITPYLPVSTGIPPGLEYLMQIDQVLIQQKVELVEAFIGFETANKYELRDGLGRRLFEAEEQSDCCTRNCCGSLRRLRLSVAEPGGRPVLRLLRPLKCATCWCPCCLQELEVQCPPGTTIGHVVQTWHPFTPKFSVQNAEKQTVLRVLGPCCVFRCGGDVNFEVKTSDESRGVGRISKQWGGLLKEVFTDTDVFGIQFPVDLDVKMKAVLLGACFLIDYMFFEKSGTTSQRSTVLSS